A single Klebsiella variicola DNA region contains:
- the yfcG gene encoding GSH-dependent disulfide bond oxidoreductase: protein MIDLYYAPTPNGHKITLFLEEAQLAYRLIRVDIGKGEQFHPQFLAISPNNKIPAIVDHMPVDGGAPLSVFESGAILLYLAEKSGKLLSGELRERYITLQWLFWQVGGLGPMLGQNQHFAHSAPQTVPYAIERFQVETQRLYGVLNHRLEASPWLGGDHYSIADIAAWPWVNNHVRQRIDLANYPAVHNWYERIKQRPATIEAMLKIQPY from the coding sequence ATGATCGATCTCTACTATGCACCCACCCCAAACGGCCACAAAATCACCCTGTTTCTCGAAGAGGCGCAGCTGGCCTATCGGCTAATTCGGGTCGATATCGGCAAAGGGGAGCAGTTTCATCCACAGTTTCTGGCGATTTCGCCGAATAACAAAATCCCGGCGATTGTCGACCATATGCCTGTCGATGGCGGGGCGCCGTTGAGCGTCTTCGAGTCCGGCGCCATCCTGCTCTATCTGGCGGAGAAAAGCGGCAAGCTGCTGAGCGGTGAACTGCGGGAGCGCTATATTACTCTGCAATGGCTATTCTGGCAGGTCGGCGGTCTTGGGCCGATGCTGGGACAAAATCAGCATTTTGCCCACTCGGCGCCGCAAACGGTACCCTATGCCATTGAACGTTTTCAGGTGGAAACCCAGCGACTGTACGGGGTTCTCAACCACCGCCTCGAAGCCAGTCCGTGGCTTGGCGGCGACCATTACAGCATCGCCGATATTGCCGCCTGGCCCTGGGTCAACAACCATGTCCGACAGCGTATCGATCTGGCGAACTACCCGGCGGTGCATAACTGGTATGAGCGCATTAAGCAGCGACCGGCGACCATTGAAGCGATGCTAAAAATTCAGCCTTATTAA
- the pta gene encoding phosphate acetyltransferase, which yields MSRTIMLIPTGTSVGLTSVSLGVIRAMERKGVRLSVFKPIAQPRSGGDAPDQTTTIVRASSSTTTAAEPLKMNHVESLLSSNQKDVLMEEIIANYHANTQDAEVVLVEGLVPTRKHQFAQALNFEIAKTLNAEIVFVMSQGTDTPEQLNERIELTRNSFGGAKNTSITGVIVNKLNAPVDEQGRTRPDLSEIFDDSSKAKVVKIDPAQLQKGSSLPVLGAVPWSFDLIATRAIDMAHHLNATIINEGDINTRRVKSVTFCARSIPHMLEHFRAGSLLVTSADRPDVLVAACLAAMNGVEIGAILLTGGYEMDARISKLCERAFATGLPVFMVNTNTWQTSLSLQSFNLEVPVDDHERIEKVQEYVANYINADWIESLTATSERSRRLSPPAFRYQLTELARKAGKRVVLPEGDEPRTVKAAAICAERGIATCVLLGNPDEINRVAAAQGVELGAGIEIVDPEVVRESYVARLVELRKSKGMTEAVAREQLEDNVVLGTLMLEQDEVDGLVSGAVHTTANTIRPPLQLIKTAPGSSLVSSVFFMLLPEQVYVYGDCAINPDPTAEQLAEIAIQSADSAIAFGIEPRVAMLSYSTGTSGAGSDVEKVREATRLAQEKRPDLMIDGPLQYDAAVMADVAKSKAPNSPVAGRATVFIFPDLNTGNTTYKAVQRSADLISIGPMLQGMRKPVNDLSRGALVDDIVYTIALTAIQSAQQQK from the coding sequence GTGTCCCGTACTATCATGTTAATTCCTACCGGTACCAGCGTAGGCCTGACCAGCGTCAGCCTCGGTGTGATCCGTGCTATGGAACGCAAAGGCGTTCGTCTGAGCGTCTTTAAACCAATCGCCCAACCGCGCTCCGGTGGCGATGCGCCAGACCAGACCACCACCATCGTTCGCGCCAGCTCCTCCACGACCACCGCCGCTGAACCGCTGAAGATGAACCACGTTGAATCTCTGCTCTCCAGCAATCAGAAAGATGTGCTGATGGAAGAGATCATCGCCAACTATCACGCGAACACTCAGGACGCGGAAGTAGTACTGGTGGAAGGCCTGGTGCCGACCCGTAAGCATCAGTTCGCGCAGGCGCTGAACTTTGAAATCGCCAAAACGCTGAACGCGGAAATCGTCTTCGTGATGTCGCAGGGCACCGATACGCCAGAGCAGCTGAACGAGCGTATTGAACTGACCCGCAACAGCTTTGGCGGCGCGAAAAACACCAGCATTACCGGCGTTATCGTCAACAAACTGAATGCCCCGGTCGACGAGCAGGGCCGTACCCGTCCTGACCTGTCCGAAATCTTCGACGACTCGTCGAAAGCGAAAGTCGTGAAGATCGACCCGGCTCAGCTGCAGAAAGGCAGCTCCCTGCCAGTACTGGGCGCGGTGCCGTGGAGCTTCGATCTGATCGCCACCCGCGCGATCGACATGGCGCATCACCTGAATGCCACCATCATCAACGAAGGCGATATCAACACCCGCCGCGTGAAATCCGTGACCTTCTGCGCGCGCAGCATCCCACACATGCTGGAGCACTTCCGTGCAGGCTCGCTGCTGGTCACCTCGGCAGATCGTCCTGACGTGCTGGTCGCTGCCTGCCTGGCCGCGATGAACGGCGTGGAAATCGGCGCCATCCTGCTGACCGGCGGCTATGAAATGGACGCGCGCATCAGCAAGCTGTGCGAACGTGCCTTCGCCACCGGCCTGCCGGTGTTTATGGTCAATACCAATACCTGGCAGACCTCCCTGAGCCTGCAGAGCTTCAACCTCGAAGTACCGGTTGACGATCACGAGCGCATCGAGAAAGTTCAGGAATACGTGGCCAACTACATCAACGCCGACTGGATCGAATCGCTGACCGCGACCTCCGAGCGCAGCCGCCGTCTCTCCCCGCCAGCCTTCCGCTACCAGCTGACCGAGCTGGCGCGCAAAGCCGGCAAACGCGTTGTCCTGCCGGAAGGCGACGAACCGCGTACCGTGAAAGCCGCCGCTATCTGTGCGGAACGTGGCATCGCCACCTGTGTGCTGCTGGGTAACCCGGATGAGATCAACCGCGTTGCCGCAGCGCAGGGCGTTGAGCTGGGCGCGGGTATCGAAATCGTCGACCCGGAAGTGGTTCGCGAAAGCTACGTGGCTCGCCTGGTCGAACTGCGTAAGAGCAAGGGCATGACCGAAGCCGTCGCTCGCGAGCAGCTGGAAGACAACGTGGTTCTCGGCACCCTGATGCTGGAACAAGACGAAGTCGACGGCCTGGTGTCCGGCGCGGTTCACACCACCGCCAACACCATTCGTCCGCCGCTGCAGCTGATCAAAACCGCACCGGGCAGCTCGCTGGTCTCTTCCGTATTCTTCATGCTGCTGCCGGAACAGGTTTATGTCTACGGCGACTGCGCGATCAACCCGGATCCGACGGCAGAACAGCTGGCGGAAATCGCCATTCAGTCCGCTGACTCCGCCATTGCTTTCGGTATCGAACCGCGCGTAGCGATGCTCTCCTACTCCACCGGTACCTCCGGCGCGGGTAGCGATGTTGAGAAAGTCCGCGAAGCGACCCGTCTGGCGCAGGAAAAACGTCCTGACCTGATGATCGATGGCCCGCTGCAGTACGACGCCGCCGTCATGGCTGACGTGGCGAAATCCAAAGCGCCGAATTCGCCGGTTGCTGGCCGCGCGACCGTGTTCATCTTCCCGGATCTGAACACCGGTAACACCACGTACAAAGCGGTACAGCGCTCTGCCGACCTGATCTCCATCGGGCCGATGCTGCAGGGTATGCGCAAGCCGGTCAACGACCTGTCTCGTGGCGCCCTGGTTGACGATATCGTCTATACCATCGCTCTGACCGCGATCCAGTCAGCTCAGCAGCAGAAGTAA
- a CDS encoding GNAT family N-acetyltransferase yields the protein MTTITTPRLSLTRFVTDDWPFFLRLRQDPLVMRFMGEVLSETALRSVFASRCADPGVFVLRDKRGDALGDIGLRISPKNPHEADVGYALLPQAQGRGYASEALRAICDYGFSTLGVQAINAWVLSENHGSSRLLEKQGFVRTQVLEKAYHLNGIDYDDWIYRLEREVHPTPTDAG from the coding sequence ATGACAACCATCACCACACCACGCCTTTCGCTTACCCGCTTTGTTACCGATGACTGGCCCTTTTTTCTGCGCCTGCGCCAGGATCCGCTGGTGATGCGTTTTATGGGGGAAGTGTTAAGCGAGACGGCGCTACGCAGCGTATTTGCCAGCCGCTGTGCCGATCCCGGGGTGTTTGTTTTGCGTGATAAACGCGGCGACGCGCTGGGCGATATAGGGCTACGCATCAGTCCGAAAAATCCGCACGAGGCTGACGTCGGCTACGCCCTGTTACCGCAGGCTCAGGGAAGAGGCTATGCCAGCGAAGCGCTGCGCGCGATCTGCGATTATGGTTTCAGCACGCTGGGGGTGCAGGCCATCAATGCCTGGGTGCTGAGTGAAAATCATGGCTCATCGCGCCTGCTGGAGAAGCAAGGCTTTGTGCGCACCCAGGTGCTGGAGAAAGCCTATCATCTGAACGGCATCGATTACGATGACTGGATCTATCGGCTGGAGCGGGAAGTTCACCCGACGCCTACAGACGCCGGGTGA
- the hisP gene encoding histidine ABC transporter ATP-binding protein HisP, producing MSDNKLNVIDLHKRYGEHEVLKGVSLQAKAGDVISIIGSSGSGKSTFLRCINFLEKPSEGTIVVSGQNIGLVRDKDGQLKVADKNQLRLLRTRLTMVFQHFNLWSHMTVLENVMEAPIQVLGLSKQEARDRAVKYLAKVGIDERQQAKYPVHLSGGQQQRVSIARALAMEPEVLLFDEPTSALDPELVGEVLRIMQQLAEEGKTMVVVTHEMGFARHVSSHVIFLHQGKIEEEGHPDALFGAPKSPRLQQFLKGSLK from the coding sequence ATGTCCGACAATAAATTAAACGTTATCGATCTGCACAAACGCTATGGGGAACACGAGGTGCTGAAGGGCGTCTCCCTGCAGGCGAAAGCCGGGGACGTTATCAGTATCATCGGTTCATCGGGTTCCGGAAAAAGTACCTTTTTGCGCTGCATTAACTTCCTTGAAAAACCGAGCGAAGGCACGATCGTCGTCAGTGGCCAGAATATTGGCCTGGTGCGGGATAAGGACGGCCAGCTGAAGGTGGCTGATAAGAACCAGCTGCGCCTGCTGCGCACCCGCCTGACCATGGTGTTCCAGCATTTCAATCTGTGGAGCCATATGACGGTGCTGGAGAACGTCATGGAGGCGCCGATTCAGGTGCTGGGCTTAAGCAAACAGGAAGCGCGCGATCGCGCGGTAAAATACCTGGCCAAGGTCGGGATTGACGAACGTCAGCAGGCGAAATACCCGGTGCATCTCTCCGGTGGCCAGCAGCAGCGTGTCTCGATTGCCCGCGCGCTGGCGATGGAGCCGGAAGTGCTGCTGTTTGATGAGCCAACGTCCGCGCTGGATCCGGAACTGGTGGGCGAAGTGTTGCGTATCATGCAGCAGCTGGCGGAAGAGGGAAAAACCATGGTGGTGGTGACCCACGAAATGGGCTTTGCCCGCCACGTCTCTTCGCATGTTATTTTCCTGCATCAGGGCAAAATTGAAGAAGAAGGGCATCCGGACGCGCTGTTTGGCGCGCCGAAAAGCCCGCGCCTGCAGCAGTTTCTGAAAGGGTCGCTGAAATAA
- the hisJ gene encoding histidine ABC transporter substrate-binding protein HisJ, translated as MKKLALSLSLALALSSVSTVFAAIPQKIRIGTDPTYAPFESKNAQGELVGFDIDLAKELCKRINTQCTFVENPLDALIPSLKAKKIDAIMSSLSITEKRQQEIAFTDKLYAADSRLVVKKGSPVTPDLATLKGKRVGVLQGTTQETYGNEHWAPKGIEIVSYQGQDNIYSDLTAGRIDAAFQDEVAASEGFLKQPIGKDYQFGGPSIKDEKLFGVGTGMGLRKEDNELREALNKAFAEMRKDGTYDKLAKKYFDFNVYGE; from the coding sequence ATGAAAAAACTGGCGTTGTCTCTCTCTTTAGCGCTGGCCCTTTCCAGCGTTTCCACAGTCTTTGCCGCCATTCCGCAAAAAATTCGTATTGGCACCGATCCGACTTATGCCCCCTTCGAATCGAAGAATGCGCAGGGGGAATTGGTGGGTTTTGATATCGATCTGGCAAAAGAGCTGTGTAAGCGTATTAATACCCAATGTACCTTTGTTGAAAACCCGCTGGATGCACTGATCCCCTCCTTAAAAGCGAAGAAAATCGACGCGATTATGTCTTCGCTGTCGATTACCGAAAAGCGCCAGCAGGAAATTGCCTTCACCGACAAGCTGTACGCGGCAGATTCGCGTCTGGTGGTGAAAAAAGGCAGCCCGGTAACGCCGGATCTCGCCACCCTGAAGGGTAAGCGCGTGGGTGTGCTGCAGGGGACGACTCAGGAAACCTATGGCAATGAGCACTGGGCGCCGAAAGGTATCGAAATTGTCTCCTATCAGGGGCAGGACAATATCTATTCCGACCTGACCGCCGGCCGTATCGACGCCGCGTTCCAGGATGAGGTCGCGGCCAGTGAAGGGTTCCTGAAACAGCCTATCGGTAAAGATTACCAGTTTGGCGGCCCGTCAATTAAAGACGAGAAGCTGTTCGGCGTCGGTACCGGTATGGGGCTGCGTAAGGAAGACAACGAACTGCGTGAAGCGCTGAATAAGGCGTTTGCAGAGATGCGTAAGGACGGCACCTACGACAAACTGGCGAAAAAATACTTCGATTTTAACGTATACGGCGAATAA
- a CDS encoding TIGR01777 family oxidoreductase, with amino-acid sequence MKILLTGGTGLIGRHLIPRLLELGHSVTVSTRHPDSARARLDPRVTLWRDFEGHHHLNDIDAVINLAGEPIADKRWTAEQKQRLCHSRWDLTQRLVGLIHASDTPPSVLISGSATGYYGDLGEVVVTEEEPPHNEFTHKLCARWEQIACEAQSERTRVCLLRTGVVLAPRGGILGKMTPAFKLGLGGPIGSGRQYLAWIHIDDMVNGILWLLDNDLRGPFNMVSPYPVHNEQFAHALGHALNRPAIFRVPAAAIRLLMGESAVLVLGGQRALPKRLEAAGFAFRWYDLEEALKDVLS; translated from the coding sequence ATGAAGATCCTGCTTACGGGTGGCACCGGCCTGATTGGCCGACATCTGATACCCCGGTTGCTGGAGCTGGGGCATAGCGTCACGGTTTCCACGCGGCACCCGGATAGCGCCCGCGCCCGCCTCGATCCGCGCGTCACGCTGTGGCGCGATTTCGAAGGCCATCACCACCTCAATGATATTGATGCCGTTATTAATCTGGCAGGTGAGCCCATAGCTGATAAACGCTGGACGGCCGAGCAGAAACAACGCTTGTGCCATAGCCGCTGGGATCTCACTCAGCGGTTGGTGGGCCTGATCCACGCCAGCGACACGCCTCCCTCCGTGCTGATCAGCGGGTCTGCCACCGGCTACTACGGCGATCTCGGCGAGGTGGTGGTGACCGAAGAAGAACCACCGCACAATGAGTTTACCCATAAGCTTTGCGCCCGCTGGGAGCAAATTGCCTGCGAAGCGCAAAGCGAACGTACCCGCGTCTGCCTGCTGCGCACCGGCGTGGTACTGGCCCCGCGGGGCGGTATTCTCGGCAAAATGACGCCCGCCTTTAAGCTCGGCCTCGGTGGGCCTATCGGCAGCGGCAGACAGTATCTGGCCTGGATCCATATCGACGATATGGTTAACGGCATTCTGTGGCTGCTGGATAACGATCTACGCGGTCCGTTCAATATGGTTTCTCCCTACCCGGTGCATAACGAACAGTTCGCCCACGCCTTGGGTCATGCGCTCAATCGACCAGCCATTTTCCGCGTTCCTGCCGCTGCTATTCGCCTGCTGATGGGTGAGTCTGCCGTCCTGGTGCTCGGTGGCCAGCGCGCGCTGCCTAAGCGTCTGGAAGCCGCTGGATTCGCCTTCCGCTGGTACGATCTGGAAGAAGCGCTAAAGGATGTGCTGAGTTAA
- a CDS encoding histidine ABC transporter permease HisQ, with protein MLYGFSQVILQGALVTLELALSSVVLAVLIGLAGAGAKLSSNRPLALVFEGYTTLIRGVPDLVLMLLIFYGLQIALNSVTDALGMAQFDIDPMIAGIITLGFIYGAYFTETFRGAYLAVPKGHIEAATAFGFSGGQTFRRILFPAMMRYALPGIGNNWQVILKATALVSLLGLEDVVKATQLAGKSTWQPFYFAIVCGLIYLVFTTLSNGVLLLLERRYTVGVKRADL; from the coding sequence ATGCTGTATGGGTTTTCACAGGTTATTTTGCAGGGTGCGCTCGTCACCCTGGAGCTTGCGCTCAGCTCGGTCGTTCTCGCCGTCCTGATAGGGCTGGCGGGCGCTGGCGCAAAGTTATCGAGCAACCGTCCTCTGGCGCTGGTATTTGAAGGCTATACCACACTGATTCGCGGCGTGCCCGATCTGGTGCTGATGCTGCTGATTTTCTATGGCCTGCAGATTGCGCTGAACAGCGTCACCGATGCGCTGGGCATGGCGCAGTTTGATATCGATCCGATGATCGCCGGGATTATTACCCTCGGCTTTATCTATGGCGCCTATTTTACGGAAACTTTCCGCGGCGCCTACCTTGCGGTGCCGAAGGGGCATATCGAAGCGGCTACCGCCTTTGGCTTTAGCGGCGGGCAGACGTTCCGGCGTATTCTGTTCCCGGCGATGATGCGCTACGCGCTGCCGGGGATCGGCAACAACTGGCAGGTTATTCTCAAGGCAACGGCGCTGGTCTCGCTGCTGGGGCTGGAGGATGTGGTCAAAGCCACGCAGCTGGCCGGGAAAAGCACCTGGCAGCCGTTCTATTTCGCCATCGTCTGCGGCCTGATTTATCTGGTGTTTACCACCCTTTCTAATGGCGTACTGCTGCTGCTCGAACGCCGCTATACCGTTGGCGTGAAGAGGGCTGACCTGTGA
- the yfcE gene encoding phosphodiesterase, with protein MKLMFASDIHGSLPATERVLERFAQSGARWLIILGDVLNHGPRNALPEGYAPAEVAERLNSVAERIIAVRGNCDSEVDQMLLRFPMTAPWQQVLSERYRLFLTHGHLYSPENLPPLDAGDVLAYGHTHIPVAEKRGAIYLFNPGSVSIPKGGYSASYGLLDQGRLQVLALNDNQVIAEVAIYP; from the coding sequence ATGAAACTGATGTTTGCCTCCGATATTCACGGTTCGCTGCCCGCTACGGAACGCGTGCTTGAACGGTTCGCGCAAAGCGGCGCCAGGTGGCTTATTATTCTCGGCGATGTGCTCAATCACGGGCCACGCAATGCGCTGCCGGAAGGGTATGCGCCGGCGGAGGTGGCCGAGCGGCTTAACAGCGTGGCGGAGCGCATTATTGCCGTTCGCGGCAATTGCGACAGCGAAGTGGATCAGATGCTACTTCGTTTTCCCATGACCGCGCCCTGGCAACAGGTGCTCAGCGAACGCTACCGCCTGTTTCTGACCCATGGCCATCTTTATAGCCCGGAAAATTTGCCGCCGCTGGACGCTGGCGATGTTCTGGCTTACGGCCATACTCATATTCCGGTTGCGGAAAAACGCGGTGCGATCTACCTGTTTAACCCTGGCTCAGTGAGTATCCCGAAAGGGGGATATTCCGCCAGCTATGGGCTGCTGGATCAGGGGCGTCTGCAGGTTTTAGCACTCAATGATAATCAGGTTATTGCAGAGGTCGCAATTTACCCGTAA
- the yfcF gene encoding glutathione transferase has product MSQPVITLWSDADFFSPYVMSVYVALQEKSLPFSLKTVDLNRGEHLQAGWTGYTATRRVPLLEVDDFALSESSAITEYLDERFAPPEWERIYPHDLQKRARARQIQAWLRSDLVPIREERSTAVVFGGAKMPALSEAGKQSAEKLFTTAAMLLAHGGQNLFGEWSIADADLALMLNRLVLNGDEVPETLADYATFQWQRASIQRYAALSAKRAG; this is encoded by the coding sequence ATGAGCCAGCCTGTGATTACCCTGTGGTCCGATGCCGATTTTTTCTCACCGTATGTGATGTCTGTCTATGTCGCCCTGCAGGAAAAGAGCCTGCCTTTTAGCCTTAAAACCGTCGACCTGAACCGCGGCGAACATCTGCAGGCCGGCTGGACGGGCTATACCGCCACCCGTCGCGTACCGCTGCTGGAGGTTGATGATTTCGCGCTGAGCGAGTCCTCGGCGATTACCGAGTATCTAGATGAGCGTTTCGCCCCGCCGGAGTGGGAGCGCATTTACCCGCATGATCTGCAAAAACGCGCCCGCGCCCGGCAGATCCAGGCCTGGCTGCGCAGCGATCTGGTGCCGATTCGTGAAGAGCGATCGACCGCCGTGGTGTTTGGCGGGGCGAAAATGCCGGCCCTCAGCGAGGCAGGCAAGCAATCTGCGGAAAAACTGTTTACCACCGCCGCCATGCTACTGGCCCACGGCGGGCAAAATTTATTTGGCGAATGGTCCATTGCCGACGCCGACCTGGCGCTGATGCTCAATCGTCTGGTTCTCAATGGCGATGAGGTGCCGGAGACGCTGGCCGATTATGCGACTTTTCAGTGGCAACGGGCCTCAATCCAGCGTTACGCCGCGCTTTCCGCCAAACGCGCAGGCTGA
- the ackA gene encoding acetate kinase: MSSKLVLVLNCGSSSLKFAILDAVNGDEYLSGLAECFHLPEARIKWKIDGGKQEAELGAGAAHSEALNFIVNTILAQKPELSAQLTAIGHRIVHGGEKYTSSVVIDESVIQGIKDAASFAPLHNPAHLIGIAEALKSFPHLKDKNVAVFDTAFHQTMPEESYLYALPYSLYKEHGVRRYGAHGTSHFYVTQEAAKILNKPVEELNIITCHLGNGGSVSAIRNGKCVDTSMGLTPLEGLVMGTRSGDIDPAIIFHLHDTLGMSVDAINKMLTKESGLLGLTEVTSDCRYVEDNYQEKADAKRAMDVYCHRLAKYIGSYTALMDGRLDAVIFTGGIGENAAMVRELSLGKLGVLGFEVDHERNLAARFGKSGFINKEGTRPAVVIPTNEELVIAQDASRLTA, translated from the coding sequence ATGTCGAGTAAGTTAGTACTGGTTCTGAACTGCGGTAGCTCCTCTCTGAAATTTGCTATCCTTGATGCCGTTAACGGCGACGAATATCTGTCCGGTTTAGCGGAATGCTTCCACCTGCCGGAAGCCCGTATCAAATGGAAAATTGACGGCGGCAAGCAAGAAGCTGAATTAGGCGCCGGTGCCGCGCACAGTGAAGCACTGAACTTTATCGTTAACACTATTCTGGCACAAAAACCAGAACTGTCTGCTCAGCTGACCGCAATCGGCCACCGTATCGTACACGGCGGTGAAAAATACACCAGCTCCGTGGTGATCGACGAGTCTGTGATTCAGGGTATTAAAGACGCAGCGTCTTTCGCACCGCTGCACAACCCGGCACACCTGATCGGCATCGCTGAAGCGCTGAAATCCTTCCCGCATCTGAAAGACAAAAACGTGGCCGTATTCGATACGGCGTTCCACCAGACCATGCCGGAAGAATCCTATCTCTACGCCCTGCCGTACAGCCTGTACAAAGAGCATGGCGTTCGTCGTTACGGCGCGCACGGCACCAGCCACTTCTATGTGACTCAGGAAGCCGCTAAGATCCTGAACAAGCCGGTGGAAGAGCTGAACATCATCACCTGCCACCTCGGCAACGGTGGTTCTGTTTCCGCTATCCGTAACGGTAAATGCGTTGATACCTCTATGGGGCTGACGCCGCTGGAAGGTCTGGTGATGGGTACCCGCTCCGGCGACATCGACCCGGCAATCATCTTCCATCTGCACGACACCCTGGGCATGAGCGTTGACGCGATCAACAAAATGCTGACCAAAGAGTCCGGCCTGCTGGGTCTGACCGAAGTCACCAGCGACTGCCGCTACGTGGAAGACAACTACCAGGAAAAAGCCGACGCTAAACGCGCGATGGATGTCTACTGCCACCGCCTGGCGAAATACATCGGCTCCTACACCGCGCTGATGGACGGTCGTCTCGACGCCGTTATCTTCACCGGCGGTATCGGTGAAAACGCCGCGATGGTGCGTGAACTGTCGCTGGGCAAACTGGGCGTACTGGGCTTCGAAGTTGACCACGAACGTAACCTGGCTGCCCGTTTCGGCAAGTCTGGCTTCATCAACAAAGAAGGCACCCGTCCTGCCGTGGTTATCCCGACCAATGAAGAACTGGTCATCGCGCAAGACGCCAGCCGTCTGACCGCTTAA
- the yfcD gene encoding NUDIX hydrolase YfcD: MAEQNHLASTEWVDIVNENNEVIAQSSREQMRAQCLRHRATYIVVHDGMGKILVQRRTETKDFHPGMLDATAGGVVQADEQLLESARREAEEELGIAGVPFADHGQFYYEDKFCRVWGSLFSCVSHGPFALQEEEVSEVCWLTPEEITARCDEFTPDSLKALALWMTRNAGNEYDDAEEGE, from the coding sequence ATGGCGGAACAGAATCATTTGGCAAGCACAGAATGGGTCGATATTGTTAATGAAAACAATGAGGTGATAGCACAATCCAGCCGCGAGCAGATGCGCGCGCAGTGCCTGCGTCACCGGGCGACCTATATCGTCGTTCACGACGGAATGGGAAAAATTCTGGTGCAGCGACGCACCGAGACAAAAGACTTTCATCCGGGCATGCTGGATGCCACCGCCGGAGGCGTCGTTCAGGCCGATGAGCAACTGCTGGAGTCTGCCCGTCGCGAGGCCGAAGAAGAGTTAGGCATCGCGGGAGTACCGTTTGCCGATCACGGTCAGTTTTACTACGAAGATAAGTTCTGTCGCGTCTGGGGAAGCCTGTTCAGCTGCGTCTCGCATGGGCCATTTGCGCTGCAGGAAGAAGAGGTCAGCGAGGTGTGTTGGTTAACGCCGGAAGAGATCACCGCCCGCTGCGATGAATTCACGCCGGACTCGCTGAAAGCGCTGGCGCTGTGGATGACCCGTAACGCGGGTAATGAGTATGATGACGCGGAAGAGGGCGAGTAA
- the hisM gene encoding histidine ABC transporter permease HisM, whose amino-acid sequence MIEIIQEYWKSLLWTDGYRFTGVAITLWLLISSVVMGGILAVFLAIGRVSSNKFIQFPIWLFTYIFRGTPLYVQLLVFYSGMYTLEIVKGTELLNAFFRSGLNCTVLALTLNTCAYTTEIFAGAIRSVPAGEIEAARAYGFSSVKLYRCIILPSALRIALPAYSNEVILMLHSTALAFTATVPDLLKIARDINSATYQPFTAFGIAAVLYLIISYVLISLFRKAEKRWLQHIKPSSTH is encoded by the coding sequence GTGATTGAAATTATTCAGGAGTACTGGAAATCACTGCTGTGGACCGACGGCTATCGCTTTACCGGCGTGGCGATTACCTTATGGTTGCTGATCTCTTCGGTGGTGATGGGCGGCATTCTGGCGGTGTTTCTGGCCATTGGCCGCGTCTCGAGCAATAAATTTATCCAGTTCCCCATCTGGTTGTTCACTTACATCTTTCGCGGCACGCCGCTGTATGTGCAACTGCTGGTTTTTTACTCCGGCATGTATACCCTGGAAATCGTCAAAGGCACGGAGCTGCTGAACGCTTTTTTCCGCAGCGGGCTAAACTGCACGGTGCTGGCGTTAACCCTGAATACCTGCGCCTATACCACTGAAATTTTCGCCGGGGCGATCCGCTCAGTACCTGCCGGAGAAATTGAAGCGGCACGGGCCTACGGCTTCTCGTCCGTCAAACTGTACCGCTGCATTATTCTGCCTTCCGCGCTGCGCATTGCGCTACCGGCCTACAGTAACGAAGTGATCCTGATGCTGCACTCCACCGCGCTGGCGTTTACCGCTACGGTGCCGGATCTGCTGAAAATCGCTCGCGATATTAACTCCGCGACCTATCAGCCGTTCACCGCCTTTGGCATCGCCGCGGTGCTCTATTTAATTATCTCGTATGTGCTGATTAGCTTGTTCCGTAAAGCGGAAAAGCGCTGGTTGCAGCATATCAAACCTTCTTCGACGCATTGA
- the folX gene encoding dihydroneopterin triphosphate 2'-epimerase has protein sequence MSQPDAIIRIKNLRLRTFIGIKEEEIANRQDVVVNVAIHYPADKARDSEDINDALNYRTITKRIISHLENGRFSLLEKLTQDVLNIACEHHWVTYAEVEIDKLHALRYADSVSMTMSWRR, from the coding sequence ATGTCTCAACCAGACGCCATTATTCGTATTAAGAACCTGCGCCTGCGTACTTTTATTGGAATTAAAGAGGAAGAGATCGCCAACCGCCAGGACGTGGTGGTGAATGTGGCGATTCACTATCCCGCCGATAAGGCGCGCGATAGCGAAGACATCAATGATGCGCTGAACTACCGCACCATTACCAAGCGCATCATCAGCCATCTTGAGAATGGCCGTTTCTCGTTGCTGGAAAAATTAACTCAGGATGTGCTGAATATCGCATGCGAACATCACTGGGTCACATATGCTGAAGTGGAGATCGATAAACTTCATGCGCTACGCTATGCCGACTCGGTGTCGATGACCATGAGCTGGCGGCGATAA